The genomic region CTTCTTGATCTCCGACTTGAGGTATTTGCCATTGGCGTTCATGGCTTGGGTCAGCTGACTCCTGTTGGCACTTACGGAGGACGTCATCGGAAACCCAGACGAAGACGGGACGCGCCTCGCGGCGGAGTCTGGATCAGCTCGGTTCTTCTAGTAGTAACTCACCTCGGCGTGGCCGCAGCGATAATCTCCTCGGGAGTGGCCTTGGCGCCCGGCTTGAGACTGACCCCAacagcgacgagctcgccaagcaTGTCGTCCGGGACGGGTACCGAGGCAGCCTCGGCAATCCGGTCGTCCCGGTAAATGGcgttctcgacctcctccgAGGCAATgttctcgccgccgcgaaTGATAATGTCCTTGATTCGGTCCGAGATGTACACGAACCCGTCTTTGTCAATACAACCGACATCACCCGAGTCAAACCACCCGTCCTTGTCGATCGCCTTGGCCGTCGCGGCCGGATCATCGAGGTATCCGGACATGACATTGTATccgcgcacctcgaggGATCCGACCTCGTTGGGGCCAAGTACGCGACGCGTCTCGATATCCACAACCCGCACGTCGTTGGAGGGTATTGGCGGCCCACACGACTTTGGGCGCTCAAGGTAATCCGGCCCGACAAAGGACGTGATAAGTCCCTGGCACTCGGTCATGCCCCATGCGTGGTTGAGGACTAACTCTGGCCAGCGGTTCTTCATATCTGCCCCCAAGCGTtcaggcggcgcagcacCGCCATACATCACCGCGGTGAGCTGGTGGTCGTCGGGCAAGCCGGGGTGTTGGAGGATGGCGTTTGAGATGGCAGGAACGCCGGACACTTGGTTGATCTTGTATTTGATGAGCAactcgacggcgtcggtAGCGCTCCAGCGGCGCATAAAGTGCATTTTCTTGCCGTCGTTGAACGAATTCAAGAACTGCCCGCCCCCCGTTACGTGGAACATGGGGACGGCGTGTAGCGCCCGCGCCTGCTCAGTGTTCTCAGTCACCGCAAGCGCGAGAGCCATGTCGAGTGGGGCACCGGCACGCAGGGCGGCACGGATGACCATGCTCTGTCCACACTTGAGGTTGTGTAAAAGTCCCTGCTGAGTCATGGGGACGCCCTTTGGCAATCCTGTCGTTCCGGACGTGAAGAAGATTGAACCAAGGCTTTGGGGAGTCAGGCTCTCCAAGCCATCACCCGTAGTAACGGCGAGCACGGCCTCCTTGGAGGCTGGGACGCCCCAGAGGTCAACAACGGGATGGTCCTTGTGTGTGAGGTGCTCCATAGTCGACCAAGCCATAATTGGGCCAACTCCGGCGGCCTTCAACTCTGCTGAATAAGGAGCAACGGCATCGGCgctcttggcgtcggcgagaacAAGCACGGGCTTGGACAGTGTGAGGCAGTGCACAAGCGCGTCGGGCTGTACCCAACTATTAATAATAGTTGGgacagcgccgaggagatgaagcgCAACCCAAACAACAGCCCACTCGACACTGTTGAAGCCGAGGACACCGACGCGCGTGCCGACACGAACGCCGTGGGTTTCGCGCAGCCACCCAGCGACCTGCAGGGCACGTCGGTGGATCTCACCAAAGGTATAATCGAACCGCTCGTCTTTTGGGTACGGCTCATCACGGCATGCGTTGATAAACACCCGCGAAGCCCACTTGTTCATCCGGTCGACGAGGTATGGGCGGACCATGCGCCATCCCTGCTGTCAGAATCAGAAGAAAAGCAGCGGGACTTGCGTTCTTCCAGACCCGGTACTCGCGCCCGTTGATGATCTCGGGGCTCATCTCGAACAGCGTGCCCGGCCGGATGAAGAGTGCGTcgcctggagtcagcaCAATGGAGCGACGCAAGGCAGGCAGAGGCGAGCGGGCGCTTGTAGAGAGCGGGGGGAGCACCACAGACTTACATTCCGCAATGGACAGCTGCTTGCGTGGTTTCGCGGCCATTGTGTCTGAAtcgtggaggaggtgacAGCAACCCAAGTTGATGTGCGTCTGTCAATTAACCATCTCGCCATGATCCCGCCAGTGGACGTTGCCGCTCATCAAGAGGTTACCGGCAATCGGCATTCAGGTAACCCACAACCGACACGGTGGTGGCCGATCAAGTCGCCGGTCATAACCGAAGTCGGTCAGCTGACAGCGTCATGCATGCGTTAACGCCCATTACGTTGTGATACGGCTGCGTGGCGTGGAAGTGGCAAGATGGATGAAGGTTACAAGTGAGCATCAGCATGCGTGCGCGAGTCCCAGCGGCATAATGGCGTCTCTTCGTTTTCACTGGTGTTCATCCAACAGGTTGCCGACACTCAGGACAGGCGAACGTAGCGCAGCGTGATTGATAAGACTTTGGAAAGGATGTGATTCGAGTGGTCTGTACACTGACTGAATGATCCCGTCGTTGGTACTTGGTGACGGCTGCTTAGTATGGGCTGCTGCTTAGTATGGGCTGCGGCTGCTTCGCAAGGGCTGACGGGATGCAACATCCTGAACAGCCTTCAACAGCCCTCCCTCCCTAGCCACATGTTCGCTCGTGGGTATGGCGCGGCAGTGTCTCGAGGCAAACCCTCCTGTCCTGATACAAGCTGTGCGAACGCTACGACCACCCCGTAAATCTCGGAACCCCAACCACCTTATAAGCCTTattccccccccccccgtCATTTGGACACCTCATCATGCCCATCCTAGAGAGAACGAGGGTTGACAAGCACAGCTCCGACACTGGCTGGATAGCGACTGGGGCGATCATCGGCgcactcctcctcggctcgGTGACATGGTTGATCTGGtaccgcgcgcgcgtcaaCAGTCGACGGGAGAACCAGGCTGCGGCAGCAGAGTTCGGCCAGGAGGTTGTGGATGCGTGGGATCCCAGGGTATGTCTGGCCAGAGTACCAGAGttggctgacagcaggacgaggacgtcaagTACGATCCTCATGACAAGACCGAAGAGTATACCCCGTCCAGGGTGCCGGTCAGTTCCTTCACTCGGAGGGGACAGCGAGGTGCGGACAAGGTGGCACTGGtggaggacaaggaggacaaggtggCACTGTtgaaggacaaggaggacaaggtggcgcgcggggaggaggaagaggaagggatCGACATGGGTAAGATGTAAGCTATGCAGACATGAGAGTTCTCATCACAAGAGCCTCCGAGAAAGACGGAGTGTTTCACCTGTCTGCAcctcaccgcctcgccagCCTTCCTGTCCAAAATGTCAGAAACGCTGTAAACCACATTTTCGCTCGGTACTGTACATGTATGTCTGCCGCTGCCTTTACACCAGGCGCCATCAGCATTTAGTCGGCCACGCACTCCCGCAAGTGCTACGACGGAGGCAAGACGGTCGCGTGTCGACGCCATGGGCGCTGCGGGCCTCATAGTGCTGAGCCTTCTCGCCTTGGGGTGTAGTCTGAACGGGGACGGAGCGTTGGTCGGTGAGGAACCGGTGAGGAACATCGGTTTGAGAAGAGTGGTGAGCAGAATCTGAGGAGGTGGGTCGACGAAACAGAACAGGCAGAAGTGTTGGGCTTCTCCagctgccgaggagaaTCCCTCCGCCAGCTACTAGCCCCCTTCACCTGCCAGAGGTCGCGATCCCGGTACCGAATCCGTGGTGATGGCCGTAAGGAGATGGAAACGTGAGCGTAGTAGATAACCAGTCAGTAAAGCTTGGCTGAAGCGTTTGGTGCTGCTAATGGCTGTACCGACCGTTCTGCCGAGCCAATCCGCTCCACCATGAACCGCATGCGGTAAGCAATGGCCAGAGACCTAGACTGTCGACAAGTGGAAGTGGATTACGACTACCGATATGGCTATCACCAAATCAAGTTTATGGCTGTTGTCGTTACACTTTGCTTCCGTGCGATCGATATTCTGTACATTGGAAGTTCCGTAAGTGCTCCACTTGTCCCGCCATCATCCAAATGACCGAATCGTCCTGGCTGCAAGTCACAGTACATAAGGTACCTAGTTGGAAGCATCATGGGGAGTGTCATGTGCGCAACTGCCGTCAGCACAGCCTCTCATCGCCGCTCATGCTGAGCAATGGATAAGATACTTCACAACGCCACCGAGAATCTCTCTTCGCCAACTCGGCACCCACCATACCTTCAGGAATGTCCGCCGTCCCTAACACTCTTGGGGCCAACGGAGGGCCTACGCCGGCCCCACCACTTATCACCTCGGTCCGTCCAATTATGCCTACCCTTCGTCAGCCCGACCACCACGGCGCGCCGTGGCTTCACGACGGTACGCGTCTGCTACAATGCGAGAAATCAGAGAATCGCTTTGTCGGAGAGGCACAAGTGCCGTTTCTAGAGCCGcgctcgtcatcatcatcgtctCCATCGTTGC from Cutaneotrichosporon cavernicola HIS019 DNA, chromosome: 2 harbors:
- a CDS encoding uncharacterized protein (AMP-binding enzyme), translating into MAAKPRKQLSIAECDALFIRPGTLFEMSPEIINGREYRGWRMVRPYLVDRMNKWASRVFINACRDEPYPKDERFDYTFGEIHRRALQVAGWLRETHGVRVGTRVGVLGFNSVEWAVVWVALHLLGAVPTIINSWVQPDALVHCLTLSKPVLVLADAKSADAVAPYSAELKAAGVGPIMAWSTMEHLTHKDHPVVDLWGVPASKEAVLAVTTGDGLESLTPQSLGSIFFTSGTTGLPKGVPMTQQGLLHNLKCGQSMVIRAALRAGAPLDMALALAVTENTEQARALHAVPMFHVTGGGQFLNSFNDGKKMHFMRRWSATDAVELLIKYKINQVSGVPAISNAILQHPGLPDDHQLTAVMYGGAAPPERLGADMKNRWPELVLNHAWGMTECQGLITSFVGPDYLERPKSCGPPIPSNDVRVVDIETRRVLGPNEVGSLEVRGYNVMSGYLDDPAATAKAIDKDGWFDSGDVGCIDKDGFVYISDRIKDIIIRGGENIASEEVENAIYRDDRIAEAASVPVPDDMLGELVAVGVSLKPGAKATPEEIIAAATPRLRREARPVFVWVSDDVLPMNANGKYLKSEIKKTVQALYKQHKAREAKL